A section of the Paenibacillus aurantius genome encodes:
- the yabG gene encoding sporulation peptidase YabG, with protein sequence MRQGDLVVRKSYGGDVVFKIQGADGERVLLKGVEFRLLADSPASDLSPFRPSEHDRRSAELRYRINRSVRQLDMFRRGHSETRQRAGGRLPMAEHYFEVPGTVLHLDGDPNYLRKCLLLYKELRIPAAGYYVSEPNMALALQRLLPQVKPDIVVLTGHDGLLKQKREIDIHSLASYKNSHHFVNAVHTAREYERSREGLVVVAGACQSHFEALLYAGANFASSPGRVLIHALDPLYVASKVAFTPFKDTVQLSDVLPNTLAGLEGVGGVETRGCFRLGLPNAKWVSQNKEAGSRIGLNLNKM encoded by the coding sequence ATGAGGCAAGGGGATCTGGTAGTCCGCAAATCCTACGGCGGGGACGTCGTATTTAAGATTCAGGGGGCCGACGGGGAAAGGGTTCTGCTGAAAGGGGTGGAATTCCGGCTGCTCGCCGATTCGCCCGCTTCCGATTTGAGCCCGTTCCGGCCGTCCGAGCATGACCGCCGGTCCGCCGAGCTCCGGTACCGGATCAACCGGTCGGTTCGGCAGCTCGACATGTTCCGCCGGGGGCACAGCGAGACGAGACAGCGGGCAGGCGGACGCCTGCCGATGGCGGAGCATTATTTTGAAGTGCCGGGAACGGTTCTGCACCTGGACGGGGATCCGAATTATTTGCGCAAGTGCCTGCTTCTCTATAAGGAGCTGCGGATTCCCGCGGCCGGCTATTATGTGTCGGAGCCGAACATGGCCCTGGCGCTTCAGCGGCTGCTTCCCCAGGTGAAGCCGGATATTGTCGTACTGACCGGTCACGACGGCCTTCTCAAGCAGAAGCGGGAAATCGATATCCACAGTCTGGCCAGTTACAAGAACTCTCACCATTTTGTTAACGCCGTCCATACGGCCAGGGAATACGAGAGAAGCCGGGAAGGACTGGTGGTGGTGGCGGGTGCCTGCCAGTCCCATTTTGAAGCGCTGCTGTATGCCGGGGCCAACTTTGCCAGCTCCCCGGGCCGGGTGCTGATTCATGCCCTGGATCCTCTCTATGTCGCGTCCAAGGTGGCCTTTACGCCGTTTAAGGATACCGTGCAGCTGTCAGATGTCCTTCCGAACACCCTGGCCGGTCTGGAAGGGGTGGGCGGGGTGGAAACAAGGGGCTGCTTCCGGCTTGGTCTGCCCAATGCGAAATGGGTAAGCCAAAACAAAGAAGCCGGCTCAAGAATCGGTTTAAATTTGAACAAAATGTGA
- the veg gene encoding biofilm formation stimulator Veg — protein sequence MAKNALLEIKRSLEPHVGQKIMLRANGGRRKTIERSGVLEETYPSVFIVKLDEEQHTFKRVSYSYADILTESVEVTVCQDEGQVRITYLQH from the coding sequence ATGGCTAAAAATGCGCTGTTGGAGATCAAACGCAGTTTGGAGCCCCACGTCGGGCAGAAAATCATGTTGCGGGCAAACGGCGGTCGACGAAAGACCATCGAACGATCCGGTGTATTGGAAGAGACCTACCCTTCTGTATTTATCGTGAAGCTTGATGAAGAACAGCATACCTTCAAGCGCGTTTCCTACAGTTATGCGGACATTCTGACCGAGTCCGTGGAAGTAACTGTATGCCAGGATGAAGGACAAGTTCGCATCACCTACTTACAGCATTAA
- a CDS encoding small, acid-soluble spore protein, alpha/beta type produces MGRRRRGVMSEELKYELAKDLGFADTIQKDGWGGITTKDAGNMVKRAIQMAEQAARKGR; encoded by the coding sequence ATGGGACGCAGAAGACGGGGAGTTATGTCGGAAGAGCTGAAGTACGAGCTGGCCAAGGATCTTGGCTTCGCCGATACCATCCAGAAGGACGGGTGGGGAGGCATTACGACGAAGGACGCCGGCAACATGGTCAAACGCGCGATCCAGATGGCGGAGCAGGCGGCGCGCAAAGGGCGGTAA
- the ispE gene encoding 4-(cytidine 5'-diphospho)-2-C-methyl-D-erythritol kinase — protein MKVMEKAPAKINLSLDVLYKREDGFHEVEMVMTMVDLADRLEMQELSRDTIIISSQAGYIPLDEKNLAFQAARLIKDRYHVRKGVYIHLDKKIPVAAGLAGGSSDAAAALRGLNRLWNLNIPLEELKALGAELGSDVPFCIQGGTALATGRGEKLTPITSPPQCWVVLAKPPLNVSTADVYGRLKASEIRRHPDTKSVIEAIGTQDFNRLCGSLGNVLEDVTLQLYPEVRQLKECMQRMGAEGVLMSGSGPTVFGLVAKETKAEKLYNGLRGFCKDVYAVRLLT, from the coding sequence ATGAAGGTTATGGAAAAGGCTCCGGCCAAAATTAATTTATCCCTGGATGTACTATATAAACGCGAGGACGGGTTCCACGAAGTCGAGATGGTGATGACCATGGTCGATCTGGCGGACCGCCTGGAGATGCAGGAGCTGTCGCGCGACACCATTATTATCTCGAGCCAGGCGGGGTATATCCCCCTGGATGAGAAGAATTTGGCCTTTCAGGCCGCCCGGTTAATCAAGGATCGTTATCACGTCCGCAAGGGCGTCTATATTCACCTGGACAAAAAAATTCCCGTTGCCGCGGGGCTTGCCGGAGGAAGCAGCGATGCGGCGGCCGCCCTCCGCGGATTAAACCGGCTGTGGAACCTCAACATCCCGCTCGAGGAACTGAAAGCGCTTGGGGCGGAGCTCGGCTCTGACGTCCCTTTCTGCATTCAGGGAGGGACGGCTCTCGCTACAGGCCGGGGGGAGAAGCTGACGCCCATTACCTCTCCGCCCCAGTGCTGGGTCGTGCTGGCCAAGCCCCCGCTGAACGTCTCGACCGCGGATGTATACGGCCGGCTCAAGGCATCGGAAATCCGCCGCCACCCGGATACGAAGTCCGTCATCGAGGCTATCGGCACCCAAGATTTCAACCGGCTCTGCGGATCCCTCGGCAATGTGCTGGAGGACGTGACTCTGCAGCTGTATCCCGAGGTTCGGCAGCTCAAGGAATGCATGCAGCGCATGGGTGCGGAGGGTGTTCTCATGTCGGGAAGCGGTCCTACGGTTTTCGGCCTGGTGGCGAAGGAAACGAAGGCGGAGAAGCTGTATAACGGGCTCCGCGGCTTCTGCAAGGATGTTTACGCGGTAAGATTGCTTACATAA
- the purR gene encoding pur operon repressor, with product MKKLKRSARLVEMTQYLLVRPHSLIPLTTFAERYNSAKSSISEDLAIIKEVFHDEGLGELNTLAGAAGGVKFIPKTPKAVSLPFIENICRELAVPERILPGEYMYMSDVLGHPSVINEIGKIFASAFADLDIDVIMTVETKGIPLAYATAAFLNLPVVIVRRDNRVTEGSAVSINYVSGSNKRIQTMSLARRALKEESKVLIIDDFMRAGGTIQGMKDLLQEFRATVKGVGVFVESGEVEEHLVEDYVSLARLANVDSRNKSVTVLPGNYFD from the coding sequence ATGAAGAAATTAAAACGAAGCGCAAGATTGGTGGAAATGACCCAGTACCTGCTGGTCCGCCCCCATTCCCTTATCCCGTTGACGACGTTTGCAGAGCGCTACAATTCCGCCAAATCCTCCATTAGCGAGGATTTAGCCATCATCAAGGAGGTATTCCACGATGAAGGGCTCGGCGAACTGAATACGCTGGCCGGAGCTGCGGGCGGGGTGAAGTTTATCCCGAAAACCCCCAAGGCCGTCTCTCTGCCGTTTATCGAGAACATTTGCCGGGAGCTTGCGGTACCGGAGCGGATTTTGCCAGGGGAGTACATGTACATGTCCGATGTCCTCGGCCACCCTTCGGTGATTAATGAAATCGGCAAAATCTTCGCCTCGGCTTTCGCCGATCTCGACATCGATGTGATCATGACGGTGGAAACCAAGGGGATTCCGCTTGCCTATGCGACCGCTGCCTTCCTGAACCTGCCCGTCGTCATTGTAAGAAGGGACAACCGGGTAACCGAGGGCTCTGCGGTGAGTATTAATTATGTTTCCGGTTCGAACAAACGAATCCAGACCATGTCGCTCGCCAGGCGTGCGCTTAAAGAAGAATCGAAGGTGCTGATCATTGACGACTTCATGAGAGCGGGCGGGACCATTCAAGGCATGAAGGACCTCTTGCAGGAGTTCCGCGCCACGGTCAAAGGAGTCGGCGTGTTCGTCGAATCGGGAGAAGTCGAGGAGCATCTGGTGGAGGATTACGTTTCCCTCGCCCGCCTCGCCAACGTCGATTCCCGGAACAAGAGCGTGACCGTACTGCCGGGAAATTATTTTGACTAA
- a CDS encoding RidA family protein: MKPVIVSTEAAPAAIGPYSQAVQFGNLLFTSGQIPLTTEGTLVEGGAVEQTHQVFRNLKAVLREAGADFGDVLKATVYLKDMNQFAAINEVYASYFGDHKPARSTVEVARLPKDVFVEIELIASINAE, translated from the coding sequence ATGAAACCCGTTATCGTATCCACGGAAGCGGCGCCCGCCGCGATCGGACCTTATTCGCAAGCCGTTCAATTCGGCAATCTGCTCTTCACCTCCGGCCAGATTCCCCTGACGACGGAAGGAACCCTTGTGGAGGGAGGAGCGGTGGAACAAACGCATCAGGTTTTTCGTAATTTGAAAGCGGTTTTGCGGGAAGCGGGAGCGGATTTCGGCGACGTGCTGAAAGCCACCGTTTACTTGAAGGACATGAACCAGTTCGCCGCTATTAATGAAGTGTACGCCTCGTACTTTGGGGATCACAAACCGGCCCGTTCTACTGTCGAAGTGGCTCGCCTGCCCAAGGATGTTTTTGTCGAAATAGAGCTGATCGCCTCGATTAATGCCGAATAA
- the spoVG gene encoding septation regulator SpoVG: MQITDVRLRRVNSEGRMKAIASITIDNEFVVHDIRVIDGNNGMFVAMPSKRTPDGEFRDIAHPISSSTREKIQAAVLAEYENAAVEDEVIEAGA, encoded by the coding sequence ATGCAAATAACAGATGTCAGACTCCGCCGAGTCAACTCCGAGGGTAGAATGAAGGCTATCGCTTCGATTACCATTGATAATGAATTCGTCGTTCACGACATTCGTGTCATTGACGGCAACAATGGAATGTTCGTAGCCATGCCGAGCAAACGTACACCCGACGGGGAATTCCGGGATATCGCTCATCCCATTTCGTCTTCGACCCGGGAGAAGATCCAGGCTGCGGTACTCGCCGAATACGAGAATGCAGCGGTTGAAGATGAAGTAATCGAAGCGGGAGCTTAA
- the glmU gene encoding bifunctional UDP-N-acetylglucosamine diphosphorylase/glucosamine-1-phosphate N-acetyltransferase GlmU has product MQIFSVVLAAGQGKRMKSKLYKVLHPVCGKPMVGHVADALDRIDCARKVVIVGHGAEAVRNYLGDRAEYALQEQQLGTGHAVLQAADLLAQEDGVTLIVCGDTPLVTEESLRRMVELQKDQGAAAVVLTAELDNPHGYGRIIRDADGKVTGIVEQKDCTEDQARVKEINTGTYCFDNRKLFAALGQVTNENAQNEYYLTDVIGILRGQGEAVLPYCSPDPAESIGVNDRVALAEAERLMRERIQRQHMLNGVTIVDPQNTYIEADVTIGADTTILPGTVLKGRTRIGEDCVIGPYTELADTEVANGVTVKQSVTQEAVIGAETSVGPYAYLRPGAKLGEQVKIGDFVEIKNATIGDGSKVSHLSYVGDARIGRNVNVGCGAITVNYDGFSKHLTEVEDDAFVGSNVNLIAPVKIGKGGYVVAGSTITHDVESDALAIARERQVTKPGYASRLKNRLQEKKNRK; this is encoded by the coding sequence TTGCAAATTTTTAGTGTAGTGCTTGCCGCAGGACAGGGCAAACGAATGAAATCCAAGCTGTATAAAGTGCTTCATCCCGTATGCGGCAAGCCGATGGTGGGCCATGTGGCCGACGCGCTTGACCGGATCGACTGCGCCCGCAAGGTCGTGATTGTCGGACACGGAGCGGAAGCGGTCCGGAATTACCTCGGGGACCGGGCGGAATATGCCCTGCAGGAGCAGCAGCTGGGAACGGGGCATGCCGTTCTGCAGGCGGCGGACCTGCTCGCGCAGGAGGACGGTGTCACCTTGATCGTCTGCGGAGACACCCCGCTCGTCACGGAAGAGAGCCTGCGCCGGATGGTCGAACTGCAGAAAGACCAGGGAGCGGCGGCTGTCGTTCTCACGGCGGAGCTGGACAATCCTCACGGGTATGGACGAATTATCCGAGACGCGGACGGGAAAGTAACGGGCATCGTGGAGCAGAAGGACTGCACCGAGGACCAGGCCAGGGTCAAGGAGATCAATACCGGAACGTACTGCTTTGACAACCGCAAGCTGTTTGCGGCCCTCGGCCAGGTGACGAATGAGAACGCCCAGAACGAGTATTACCTCACCGATGTCATCGGCATCCTCCGCGGCCAGGGAGAGGCCGTTCTCCCTTACTGCAGTCCCGATCCGGCGGAATCGATCGGCGTGAACGACCGGGTGGCCCTGGCGGAGGCCGAGCGGCTGATGCGGGAACGGATTCAGCGCCAACACATGCTGAACGGCGTCACGATTGTCGATCCGCAGAATACGTACATTGAAGCCGATGTGACGATCGGAGCCGACACGACGATCCTTCCGGGAACCGTGCTGAAGGGCCGGACGCGGATTGGAGAAGACTGCGTCATCGGACCGTACACGGAGCTGGCGGATACCGAAGTGGCTAATGGCGTAACGGTTAAGCAATCGGTTACCCAGGAAGCGGTGATCGGGGCGGAAACGTCGGTTGGCCCGTATGCTTATTTGAGACCGGGAGCGAAGCTCGGCGAGCAGGTCAAGATCGGCGACTTCGTCGAAATCAAGAACGCCACCATTGGGGACGGCAGCAAGGTGTCTCATCTGAGCTACGTCGGCGACGCGCGGATCGGCCGCAACGTTAATGTGGGCTGCGGGGCGATAACCGTCAATTATGACGGGTTCAGCAAGCATCTGACCGAGGTGGAGGACGATGCGTTCGTAGGGAGCAACGTCAACCTCATTGCTCCGGTCAAGATTGGCAAAGGAGGCTATGTGGTGGCAGGCTCTACCATTACGCACGACGTCGAAAGCGATGCCCTGGCGATTGCCAGAGAACGTCAGGTGACGAAGCCCGGCTATGCCTCCCGCCTGAAGAACCGTTTGCAGGAGAAGAAGAACCGGAAGTAA
- a CDS encoding 50S ribosomal protein L25: protein MSTSLKAEVRKGTRRSETNKLRAEGYIPGSVYGKNVGTATISILGKDLTAVLRSNPHAVLELDIASVGKHPVMINELQKDKVSGQVTHVDFHQINMNEPVKSMVAIEQTGESAGVKAGGVLQTILHEVEVKGLPEALPASLPIDISNLEVGENLLVSDLTLPDGLELLTEPTSVIVSVLAPTKAVEEEEEAGEAAAETNADEAAEESNEEKAE from the coding sequence ATGTCGACTAGCTTGAAAGCGGAAGTGCGCAAAGGAACCCGAAGGTCCGAAACGAACAAGCTGCGGGCGGAAGGCTACATCCCGGGCTCCGTGTACGGCAAAAATGTCGGGACAGCGACCATTTCCATTCTGGGCAAGGACCTGACTGCGGTGCTCCGCAGCAATCCGCATGCCGTGCTGGAGCTGGATATCGCTTCGGTGGGCAAGCATCCCGTGATGATCAACGAGCTTCAAAAGGATAAAGTGTCGGGGCAGGTAACCCACGTCGATTTCCATCAAATCAACATGAACGAACCGGTTAAATCGATGGTTGCCATTGAGCAAACCGGAGAATCCGCCGGCGTTAAGGCGGGAGGCGTGCTCCAGACGATTCTGCACGAGGTGGAGGTCAAGGGTCTTCCGGAAGCCCTGCCGGCTTCCCTGCCGATTGACATCAGCAACCTCGAGGTAGGGGAGAACCTTCTCGTTTCTGACCTGACCCTCCCGGATGGCCTTGAGCTGCTGACCGAACCGACGAGTGTCATTGTTTCCGTCCTGGCTCCGACCAAAGCGGTCGAAGAGGAGGAGGAAGCGGGCGAGGCGGCGGCAGAGACGAATGCGGACGAAGCGGCGGAAGAAAGCAACGAAGAGAAAGCGGAATAA
- the pth gene encoding aminoacyl-tRNA hydrolase has product MKWFIGLGNPGTEYEATRHNVGFMALDLFAKQHGITFKPSKLKAWVGEGNVRGTKVYLIKPVTYMNLSGEAARAFMDFYKADKGDMMVIYDDLDTEFGKIRLRYQGSAGGHNGIKSMIQHMGGQQFDRIRIGISRPAPGYGIADYVLSNFTKAEFKELPKVLEATCEAMEYSLEHTFEQTMAKFNA; this is encoded by the coding sequence ATGAAATGGTTCATCGGGCTCGGAAATCCGGGCACGGAATATGAGGCGACCCGGCATAATGTCGGCTTCATGGCGCTCGATTTGTTCGCGAAGCAGCACGGAATTACCTTTAAGCCCTCCAAGCTGAAGGCTTGGGTGGGAGAGGGAAATGTGAGAGGAACCAAGGTTTACCTTATCAAGCCCGTTACGTATATGAACCTCTCAGGAGAAGCCGCAAGAGCGTTTATGGATTTCTACAAAGCCGATAAAGGCGACATGATGGTGATTTACGACGACCTCGATACGGAATTCGGCAAAATCCGGCTCCGCTACCAGGGCAGCGCCGGAGGACATAACGGGATCAAATCGATGATTCAGCATATGGGCGGACAGCAGTTTGACCGGATCCGCATCGGGATCTCCCGGCCGGCTCCCGGCTATGGCATCGCGGACTATGTGCTGTCGAATTTCACAAAGGCCGAATTCAAAGAGCTGCCGAAGGTGCTGGAGGCGACCTGCGAGGCAATGGAATACAGCCTGGAGCATACCTTTGAGCAGACGATGGCCAAATTTAACGCCTAG
- a CDS encoding anti-sigma-F factor Fin family protein — MAIKYVCRHCRTTIGELDSGAVSEQQLGLHFLTPEERSDIIAYNLNGDMTVKVVCDYCREALAANPELSLLASPLQ; from the coding sequence ATGGCTATTAAATATGTCTGCCGGCACTGCCGCACGACAATCGGGGAGTTGGACAGCGGGGCGGTAAGCGAGCAGCAGCTCGGCCTGCATTTCTTGACCCCTGAAGAACGCAGCGATATAATAGCATATAACTTAAATGGCGACATGACGGTGAAAGTGGTTTGTGACTACTGCAGGGAAGCCTTGGCAGCGAATCCGGAATTGTCCCTGCTGGCCAGTCCGCTTCAATAG
- the mfd gene encoding transcription-repair coupling factor — protein sequence MQDLLQAFAADIDFQSILSGVRSGMREQLIAGLAGSSRQVMMAALMQEQKQPMLVVTHNMFAAQKITEDLMECLSPEQVLLFPAQEMLAVEAAAASPEMLSQRIDALTRLASGFTGIVVTPYAGLRRLLPVSSVFTESQVTVKVGDTLDLDAFLTQLTMLGYERVERVENKGEMSVRGGIVDLYPLTSEVAFRIELFDIDVDSIRSFEVADQRSIDKLGELTVTPCKEIIADRKRFQNASAHAYDLLEVQLEKMVDRQAKQRLRDEIRDEISRLEQGQHFAGIYKYISLLYPEQQTLLDYLPKDALLIIDEPARLLETAKQLERDEAEWVTGLLQEGKSLPAFVISKPYESLLQRKPHQTLYLSLFLRQVPQTQPQNIVNFTCRVMQNFHGQMNLLKAEMDRWKKAGANVQLLANGEERKERVKRVLSDYQIDEPVIVNGNLQTGFELPSIKLVVITEGEMFSQKQRKARKVEKRIENAERIKSYQELKVGDYVVHVNHGIGKYVGIGTLEVAGIHKDYLHILYAGGDKLSVPIDQIDLIQKYVGSEDKEPKIYKLGGSDWNKVKSKVRSSVKDIADELVQLYAARQSTPGHPFSKDSTYQDEFESIFPYEETRDQLRAIEEIKADMEKPRPMDRLLCGDVGYGKTEVAVRAAFKAAIDGKQVAILVPTTILAQQHYETFRERFSGYPFNIQVLSRFRSKKEQNETMKGIKNGTVDVVIGTHRLLSADVQFKELGLLIVDEEQRFGVSHKEKLKRLKTNVDVLTLTATPIPRTLHMSMLGVRDLSVIETPPENRFPVQTYVLEHSNALIREAIERELAREGQVYYLYNRVQGIQQMADQISMLVPDAKVIVAHGQMTEQELEKTILDFLDGEYDVLVSTSIIETGVDIPNVNTLIVHDADKMGLSQLYQLRGRVGRSNRIAYAYFTYQRDKVLTEVAEKRLQAIKEFTELGSGFKIAMRDLSIRGAGNLLGAEQHGFIASVGFDMYSQMLAEEINKRKAEMGGEEAAPEEAWTTQLELHLDAYLPSDYIYDSMQKIEIYKKVATITTLEEADDLHDELVDRFGDLPQAVSNLLDVARIKVYGSKYRIELISQRGDDFHIKLHADQNGTLDGKRLVLLSAKFDNRIKVIPGPQILIEIKGKGYKPEQSIELLVKFLEQYRDVHKPKGELQNAAN from the coding sequence GTGCAAGATTTGTTACAGGCTTTTGCCGCCGATATAGATTTTCAATCGATTCTGTCCGGGGTTCGTTCCGGGATGCGCGAGCAGCTGATTGCGGGGCTTGCCGGCTCCTCGAGACAAGTGATGATGGCCGCTCTGATGCAGGAGCAGAAGCAGCCGATGCTGGTCGTCACGCATAATATGTTCGCGGCACAGAAAATAACGGAGGATTTGATGGAGTGCCTCTCGCCCGAGCAGGTGCTGCTATTCCCTGCCCAAGAAATGCTGGCAGTGGAAGCCGCCGCGGCGAGCCCCGAGATGCTGTCCCAGCGCATTGATGCGTTAACGAGACTCGCTTCCGGATTCACCGGGATCGTGGTTACCCCGTACGCGGGCCTGCGGCGTTTGCTTCCGGTCAGCTCTGTTTTTACCGAGTCCCAGGTAACTGTCAAGGTGGGCGACACCCTCGACCTGGATGCGTTCTTGACGCAGCTAACCATGCTCGGCTACGAACGGGTAGAGCGGGTGGAGAACAAAGGGGAAATGAGCGTCCGCGGGGGGATCGTCGACCTGTATCCGTTAACCTCAGAGGTAGCGTTCCGGATCGAGCTGTTCGACATCGACGTCGATTCCATTCGGTCCTTTGAGGTGGCTGATCAGCGCTCGATCGATAAGCTTGGGGAGCTGACGGTTACCCCGTGCAAAGAGATCATAGCAGATAGAAAGCGCTTCCAAAATGCATCCGCTCACGCCTACGATCTTCTGGAAGTTCAACTCGAGAAGATGGTCGACCGGCAGGCGAAACAGAGGCTGCGGGATGAAATCCGGGATGAGATAAGCCGGTTGGAGCAAGGACAGCATTTTGCCGGAATCTATAAATATATTTCCCTCTTGTATCCCGAGCAGCAGACGCTGCTTGATTACCTTCCGAAGGATGCCCTGCTTATAATCGATGAGCCGGCCCGTCTTCTGGAAACGGCCAAGCAGCTGGAGCGTGACGAAGCGGAATGGGTGACCGGTCTGCTTCAGGAAGGCAAATCGCTTCCCGCTTTCGTCATCTCGAAGCCTTATGAATCTCTTCTTCAGCGAAAGCCGCACCAGACGCTCTATCTTTCTCTTTTTCTTCGCCAAGTTCCGCAAACCCAGCCTCAGAACATCGTGAATTTCACATGCCGGGTAATGCAGAACTTCCACGGGCAGATGAACCTGCTTAAGGCGGAGATGGACCGCTGGAAGAAGGCGGGGGCAAACGTCCAGCTTCTCGCCAACGGGGAAGAACGCAAGGAGCGCGTCAAGCGGGTATTGAGCGATTACCAGATCGACGAGCCGGTGATCGTGAACGGGAATTTACAGACCGGCTTCGAACTGCCCTCTATTAAACTTGTCGTGATCACCGAGGGAGAGATGTTCTCCCAGAAGCAGCGCAAGGCGCGCAAGGTCGAAAAGAGAATAGAAAACGCCGAGCGTATCAAAAGCTACCAGGAGCTGAAGGTCGGCGATTATGTCGTTCATGTCAATCATGGAATCGGCAAATATGTCGGAATCGGAACGCTTGAAGTGGCGGGCATCCATAAGGATTACCTCCATATTCTATATGCCGGCGGGGATAAGCTGTCGGTACCGATCGATCAAATCGACCTCATTCAGAAGTATGTCGGGTCCGAGGACAAGGAGCCCAAGATCTATAAGCTCGGCGGGTCCGATTGGAACAAAGTCAAAAGCAAGGTACGCTCCTCCGTTAAGGATATTGCGGACGAGCTCGTTCAGCTGTACGCCGCGCGCCAGTCGACTCCCGGGCATCCGTTCAGCAAGGATTCGACCTACCAGGACGAATTCGAAAGCATTTTTCCGTACGAAGAAACCCGCGACCAGCTGCGGGCGATCGAAGAGATCAAGGCCGATATGGAGAAGCCGCGGCCGATGGACCGCCTGCTCTGCGGAGACGTGGGCTACGGCAAAACCGAGGTGGCGGTTCGCGCCGCCTTCAAGGCAGCGATCGACGGCAAGCAGGTCGCCATTCTTGTGCCGACGACCATTTTGGCCCAGCAGCATTACGAAACGTTCCGGGAGCGGTTCTCCGGTTATCCGTTTAACATTCAGGTGCTGAGCCGGTTCCGCTCGAAGAAGGAACAGAACGAAACGATGAAGGGAATCAAGAACGGTACGGTCGACGTGGTCATCGGGACGCACCGGCTCCTGTCCGCCGATGTCCAATTCAAAGAGCTGGGCCTTCTCATCGTGGATGAAGAGCAGCGCTTTGGGGTATCCCACAAGGAGAAGCTGAAGCGGCTTAAAACCAATGTCGATGTGCTGACCCTAACGGCGACGCCTATTCCGCGGACTCTGCACATGTCGATGCTCGGGGTGCGGGACCTGTCCGTTATCGAAACGCCGCCGGAGAACCGGTTCCCTGTGCAGACCTACGTTCTCGAGCACAGCAACGCTCTAATCAGGGAAGCGATCGAGCGGGAGCTGGCCAGGGAAGGCCAGGTTTATTACTTGTACAACCGCGTGCAAGGCATTCAGCAGATGGCCGATCAGATCTCCATGCTGGTCCCCGATGCCAAGGTCATTGTCGCCCATGGCCAGATGACCGAGCAGGAGCTGGAGAAGACCATACTGGACTTCCTCGACGGGGAGTATGATGTGCTTGTCAGCACAAGCATTATTGAAACGGGCGTGGATATCCCGAATGTCAACACCTTGATTGTGCATGATGCCGACAAGATGGGCTTGTCCCAGCTCTACCAGCTTCGCGGGCGGGTCGGACGCTCCAACCGGATTGCTTATGCCTACTTTACGTATCAGCGGGATAAAGTCCTCACCGAGGTGGCGGAGAAAAGGCTCCAGGCGATTAAAGAGTTTACAGAATTAGGGTCAGGGTTTAAAATTGCTATGAGGGACTTGTCCATTCGGGGTGCGGGCAATTTGCTCGGCGCCGAGCAGCATGGGTTTATTGCTTCCGTAGGATTTGATATGTATTCGCAGATGCTGGCCGAGGAGATCAACAAGCGCAAAGCGGAGATGGGCGGGGAAGAAGCGGCTCCGGAAGAAGCCTGGACGACCCAGCTCGAACTGCATCTGGATGCCTATTTGCCATCGGACTATATCTATGATAGCATGCAGAAGATTGAAATTTACAAAAAAGTGGCAACGATTACCACGCTCGAAGAGGCGGACGATCTGCATGACGAGCTCGTCGACCGGTTCGGGGACCTGCCGCAAGCGGTCAGCAATTTGCTCGATGTGGCGCGGATCAAGGTTTACGGATCCAAGTACCGGATTGAGCTGATCAGCCAGCGTGGCGACGATTTCCACATCAAGCTGCATGCCGACCAGAATGGAACGTTGGACGGCAAGCGCCTCGTTCTCTTATCCGCCAAATTTGACAATCGCATCAAGGTCATTCCGGGGCCCCAGATCCTTATCGAAATCAAAGGAAAGGGCTACAAGCCGGAACAATCGATAGAGCTGCTCGTGAAGTTTTTGGAGCAGTACCGGGATGTGCACAAACCGAAGGGAGAATTACAGAATGCGGCAAATTAA